Proteins found in one Exiguobacterium sp. 9-2 genomic segment:
- a CDS encoding glycosyltransferase family 2 protein — translation MEKIVSIIIPVYNKATYLSTCIESIQALKLDHSTIEAIFVDDGSTDESLSILRTAAQTMDFIRIIELPENTGSPAQPRNVGIEEATGTYVTFLDADDRLDPVGFPRLVAQAASHDADIAFGQTIKHTDTSIQKVGRFASFTTANQLVPYEIDKVFRAVGPPGKILKRSVLLEHNIRFSAMQYGEDKLFFFEAISKCQTASMNPAPVYHVNRFAMNDSLVGQTSIFEKTTFNLQVLEKTLELDIPAVAKTHALSRLIEMDFLSRLFNNKRFLEHPQQQTFFDLFREMIAVFERHGADPADFIFDDIFQKQYALLQQKDYDSFVTFITLLVQKHKARRYVSENRLYYRMPASLSHLGPVLEPFFATYAGTRLVDGLFYEVVQLLKDDMSSVDQVLLIAPNDETTETDVPFHIDENELFIPTEALEPRSDPFQLMLIHDDYHPFVVRMTLPSSVDEMHLHYQQLKVEFRPEEQKSPLQKIDATKYHIEAPTQVVVLEKAFLYDDLEFEHKQAALEVGQLLTISDLQLTLAGTPRLVTADGAYVTANKKYIHLPPVIDNETYLTVPPATVRILKTCKQYADRDFKNELPTKNTPDTVLQIEKVVLSSKGTPRLKTAQDMYITANRSFVQPINEA, via the coding sequence TTGGAAAAAATCGTATCAATCATCATTCCTGTATACAATAAGGCGACGTATCTCTCGACATGTATCGAGTCGATTCAGGCACTTAAACTTGATCATTCAACAATTGAAGCCATTTTCGTTGATGACGGTTCGACGGACGAGTCGTTATCAATTCTTCGCACTGCTGCGCAAACGATGGATTTCATTCGCATCATCGAACTTCCTGAAAATACGGGCAGTCCTGCACAACCGCGAAACGTCGGAATTGAAGAAGCGACAGGTACCTACGTCACGTTCTTAGATGCTGATGATCGTCTCGATCCAGTCGGATTCCCTCGACTCGTCGCACAAGCCGCTTCGCATGATGCCGATATCGCATTCGGTCAAACGATCAAACATACCGACACGTCGATTCAAAAGGTTGGTCGCTTTGCGTCGTTTACGACAGCGAATCAGCTTGTTCCGTATGAAATCGACAAAGTGTTCCGCGCGGTCGGACCTCCGGGGAAAATTCTGAAGCGCTCCGTCTTGCTTGAACATAACATTCGGTTCAGCGCGATGCAGTACGGTGAAGATAAACTCTTCTTCTTTGAAGCCATCTCGAAATGCCAAACGGCTTCGATGAATCCGGCACCGGTCTATCACGTCAATCGTTTCGCGATGAATGATTCGCTTGTCGGACAAACAAGTATTTTCGAAAAGACGACCTTCAATTTACAAGTGCTTGAGAAAACGCTCGAACTTGATATTCCGGCAGTTGCTAAAACCCATGCTTTGAGTCGATTGATCGAGATGGACTTCCTCTCCCGACTGTTCAACAACAAGCGTTTCCTTGAGCATCCGCAACAGCAGACCTTTTTTGACCTGTTCCGCGAAATGATTGCCGTTTTTGAACGCCATGGTGCAGATCCAGCGGATTTCATTTTTGATGACATCTTTCAAAAACAGTACGCCTTACTTCAGCAAAAAGATTATGACAGCTTCGTCACCTTCATCACGTTGCTCGTCCAAAAACATAAAGCCCGGCGATATGTATCGGAGAATCGTCTTTATTACCGGATGCCTGCTTCGTTGAGTCATCTCGGTCCTGTCCTTGAGCCATTCTTTGCTACGTATGCAGGCACGCGTCTCGTTGATGGTCTCTTCTATGAAGTCGTACAATTACTCAAAGACGACATGTCTTCGGTCGATCAAGTTCTCTTAATCGCACCCAATGATGAAACAACGGAGACCGACGTTCCGTTCCATATCGATGAGAACGAACTGTTCATTCCGACGGAGGCACTCGAACCGCGTTCAGATCCATTCCAATTGATGCTGATCCATGACGACTATCATCCGTTCGTCGTCCGGATGACGTTACCGAGTAGTGTCGACGAAATGCATTTGCATTATCAGCAACTTAAAGTCGAATTTCGTCCCGAGGAACAAAAATCACCGTTACAGAAAATCGACGCGACGAAGTATCATATCGAAGCACCGACGCAAGTCGTCGTACTCGAGAAAGCCTTTTTGTATGATGACCTCGAATTCGAGCATAAGCAAGCAGCGCTCGAAGTCGGTCAACTCCTGACGATCAGTGATCTACAGTTGACGCTTGCTGGCACACCACGACTCGTCACGGCTGATGGGGCTTACGTCACGGCAAACAAAAAATATATCCATCTTCCGCCTGTGATCGATAACGAGACGTATCTGACTGTGCCTCCAGCAACAGTCCGGATTTTGAAGACATGTAAACAGTACGCCGATCGTGACTTTAAAAATGAACTACCGACGAAAAACACACCCGATACGGTGCTTCAAATCGAGAAGGTCGTCCTGTCATCGAAAGGCACACCACGCTTGAAAACGGCTCAGGATATGTACATCACAGCCAATCGATCATTCGTTCAACCGATCAACGAAGCTTAA
- a CDS encoding DUF2691 family protein, translated as MSFEIPNEPGRILIDILSAIEMKEYDWFLRNFDFPIQTMDGELYDSLEEFSVDQNVTGRELAKWLRGPSNYLIFAELFAFQSGQTEEVGMTYEWFQESKCHIAMLIYDCTYVDIYCKEQHVSEAFYENAVKRGYSGIKWVTDDNDPRTRLSVWSE; from the coding sequence GTGTCATTTGAAATCCCGAATGAACCGGGGCGTATCTTGATCGACATATTAAGTGCGATTGAAATGAAAGAGTATGATTGGTTTCTTCGTAATTTTGATTTTCCAATCCAAACCATGGACGGGGAGTTGTATGACAGTTTAGAAGAGTTTTCGGTCGATCAGAACGTAACAGGACGTGAACTAGCGAAATGGCTAAGGGGACCTAGCAATTACCTAATCTTTGCTGAATTGTTTGCATTTCAAAGTGGTCAGACTGAAGAAGTAGGAATGACGTATGAGTGGTTTCAGGAAAGCAAATGTCACATCGCGATGTTGATTTATGACTGCACGTACGTTGATATCTATTGCAAGGAGCAGCACGTATCCGAAGCGTTTTATGAGAACGCTGTGAAACGTGGATATTCCGGAATTAAGTGGGTGACCGATGACAATGATCCACGGACCCGTTTGTCGGTATGGTCAGAATAG
- a CDS encoding DUF2750 domain-containing protein, with protein MIYQSGLPGVTEERLQEVETALGCELPKELRNRYKRENKFNVGEWEFHPIKDEQYIKRTWDDLVRVNLTDAEEYPEGFLRIAADGTGDELGYQFPDTKTIVWWDHEEQELFPVAPTLMAFIEKEQQMEQSAEQAEDFLQTVLETDAVYGLSKFEQSGWAYCPSNQEETDVLLFFSTEAGAKALQMKEWADYHLIRLDLDLFMDGWLPNMIDDGLYCGLNWGTELVGIELDPEDVLADLEG; from the coding sequence ATGATATATCAGAGTGGATTACCTGGTGTTACAGAAGAGAGACTACAAGAGGTAGAGACAGCACTCGGTTGCGAGCTTCCAAAAGAACTACGAAACCGGTACAAGCGCGAAAACAAGTTCAACGTCGGCGAATGGGAGTTTCATCCAATCAAGGACGAGCAGTATATCAAGCGAACATGGGATGATCTTGTTCGTGTCAACTTGACCGATGCAGAAGAGTATCCAGAAGGGTTCTTGCGGATTGCGGCGGACGGAACGGGTGACGAACTCGGGTATCAATTTCCGGACACAAAGACGATCGTCTGGTGGGATCATGAGGAACAAGAGCTGTTTCCGGTAGCACCAACGTTGATGGCGTTCATTGAAAAGGAACAACAAATGGAGCAGAGTGCGGAACAAGCAGAAGACTTCTTACAGACAGTTCTTGAAACGGACGCTGTCTATGGTCTATCGAAGTTTGAACAGTCGGGCTGGGCGTATTGTCCGTCGAATCAAGAGGAAACGGACGTGCTGTTATTCTTTTCGACGGAAGCAGGGGCGAAAGCGTTGCAGATGAAGGAATGGGCGGACTATCATCTAATTCGCTTGGATCTGGATCTGTTCATGGATGGCTGGTTACCGAACATGATTGACGATGGACTATATTGTGGGTTGAACTGGGGAACTGAGCTCGTCGGGATCGAACTTGATCCGGAAGATGTCCTAGCCGATTTAGAAGGTTAA
- a CDS encoding DUF2716 domain-containing protein, whose amino-acid sequence MIQLTKQNGSDTLYQTIYTEGRLIIQHQGIVGEWVRAEDIGQMRVSRFKRLGVQILQLIEKFERQGYRELNEADYRELIVQFPYDEGQAEAALERRHMMEEIIDEGLLHTGNGYCEGGDIGSGTTNIFYYVLDVEAAVSLIFEGMKEHNVRGEPIIAVSEGEAYTVLYPEGMTFDLIGEGKPWSWIPMTQAEDKKIWHVIDQQFQFSPSTTVFPSYHSPSPFITYEVDYEKREEIEQTLKRILTELTVEGERVMALDWNHQGYWIDPRRTFLRNEEGDWMIPAVPDGDYSFFIARDFRWGYLGHPWEGSITLFGEDMISAFQRTESFSNEIRRG is encoded by the coding sequence ATGATCCAACTGACAAAACAAAACGGCTCGGATACACTCTACCAAACAATCTATACGGAGGGACGCCTCATCATTCAACATCAAGGAATCGTTGGAGAGTGGGTGAGAGCGGAAGACATAGGACAGATGCGTGTCTCGCGCTTCAAACGATTAGGTGTACAGATTTTGCAGCTGATCGAGAAGTTTGAACGTCAAGGCTATCGCGAGCTGAACGAGGCAGATTACCGGGAACTAATCGTCCAGTTTCCTTATGACGAGGGTCAGGCAGAAGCAGCACTCGAGCGTCGCCATATGATGGAAGAGATAATCGATGAAGGTCTGCTTCATACAGGAAACGGCTACTGTGAAGGGGGAGATATAGGAAGTGGCACGACGAATATCTTTTACTATGTCCTTGATGTCGAGGCAGCCGTTTCTCTGATTTTTGAAGGGATGAAGGAACACAATGTGCGAGGCGAACCGATCATCGCGGTATCAGAAGGAGAAGCGTACACCGTTCTCTATCCTGAAGGAATGACGTTCGATCTGATTGGTGAAGGGAAACCATGGAGCTGGATTCCGATGACGCAAGCGGAGGACAAGAAGATATGGCACGTCATTGATCAACAATTTCAATTCTCGCCTAGTACGACGGTTTTCCCCTCATACCACTCCCCAAGTCCGTTCATTACATATGAAGTGGATTACGAGAAACGCGAAGAGATCGAGCAAACGTTAAAGCGTATTCTGACCGAGCTGACCGTTGAAGGAGAACGCGTGATGGCACTCGATTGGAATCATCAAGGATACTGGATCGACCCAAGGCGCACGTTTCTTCGAAATGAAGAAGGAGACTGGATGATTCCAGCAGTTCCAGATGGCGATTACTCCTTTTTCATCGCTCGTGATTTTCGCTGGGGGTACCTCGGTCACCCGTGGGAGGGTAGCATCACGTTATTTGGAGAAGACATGATCTCTGCGTTTCAAAGAACGGAGAGTTTTTCGAATGAAATCCGAAGAGGATAA
- a CDS encoding SMI1/KNR4 family protein translates to MKKLGTFTSREGNLIVSDPAFLEPDIEYNVTIPVDQGSIWTVFYNEDEFESINLLYLTRNEEAEVAPSAFEPLSDLVVVDSAQLVVMNTADYGRREAIDWEIRNTLEFDEEIDPFYIAISDEMMEDEIFLFPFGVAVQLMGDGHYEVLVRREDGNVTGIAIVLGEHEAFEEHDDEEELSLEDVDVPRLNHQNTALPDDAFLTSILQAMRLFYVNDQKSLKYSIPIEGQKVEHKLYLYDYSSSIQNYQVAVESPCPEARIQAFETDHFAIPEWYKDILRVCNGVRFAEELNLYGIPLTSWNGLSHEIQGNLSVSLEEYALTEFDAIRDKYFFFGSSFRQNEYYAVLKERPDEAVYCFDYRTLKLKRQATTFQNIVRDAWRACNLKAFHKRM, encoded by the coding sequence ATGAAAAAATTAGGCACGTTTACAAGTCGGGAAGGAAATCTGATCGTCTCGGATCCGGCTTTCCTTGAGCCGGATATAGAGTACAACGTGACGATACCGGTTGATCAAGGTTCGATTTGGACGGTCTTCTATAACGAAGATGAGTTCGAATCGATCAATTTGCTTTACCTGACGAGGAATGAAGAAGCGGAAGTGGCTCCATCGGCTTTCGAGCCGTTATCCGATCTAGTCGTTGTTGATTCAGCGCAGCTCGTTGTCATGAACACAGCTGATTACGGGAGACGGGAAGCCATCGACTGGGAGATTCGAAATACCTTGGAGTTCGACGAAGAAATCGACCCGTTCTATATCGCAATTTCAGACGAAATGATGGAAGACGAGATCTTCCTGTTTCCGTTCGGTGTCGCCGTTCAGTTGATGGGGGACGGACACTATGAAGTCCTCGTCCGCCGAGAAGACGGGAACGTGACAGGCATCGCGATCGTCCTCGGAGAACATGAAGCTTTTGAAGAACACGATGACGAGGAAGAATTATCGCTGGAAGACGTCGACGTACCACGACTGAATCATCAGAACACTGCTTTGCCTGACGATGCCTTTCTTACGAGTATCCTTCAGGCGATGCGATTATTTTATGTGAACGATCAAAAATCCTTGAAGTACAGTATTCCGATTGAAGGTCAGAAGGTGGAGCACAAACTGTATTTGTATGATTATTCATCCTCCATTCAAAACTATCAAGTGGCAGTGGAAAGTCCCTGTCCAGAAGCTCGTATCCAAGCATTCGAGACCGATCATTTTGCAATTCCGGAGTGGTATAAAGATATTTTGAGAGTCTGTAACGGTGTGCGTTTTGCCGAAGAGTTGAACTTATACGGTATTCCGTTGACGAGCTGGAACGGGTTATCGCATGAGATTCAAGGCAATCTCTCCGTCAGTCTCGAGGAATACGCGTTAACCGAGTTCGATGCGATTCGCGACAAGTATTTCTTTTTTGGATCGTCGTTTAGACAGAATGAATATTATGCGGTATTGAAAGAGCGTCCAGACGAAGCCGTCTATTGCTTCGACTATAGAACGTTGAAACTCAAACGCCAGGCGACGACTTTCCAAAATATCGTTCGTGATGCATGGCGCGCTTGTAATCTCAAAGCATTCCATAAAAGAATGTGA
- a CDS encoding suppressor of fused domain protein: MNYIEHLEAHCGKITGHLEIEELQEQAIQLLQFQNAPCANAITMTSLGLLRHPLQFENGAIVHQEVMLSVMQQDAESDLIELVYRLTLEAWKTGHAYDLGEYLPMPDGLLSKYGFAALYVTTPFYFEESFQVHKGDAAFGEPETVLPVWFVPIFASEVAYIEQYGTEKFNEMLHETEMQLLNLKRHPLVGEEAIEALNAKRQLLVLECEITDILFEDEIQRPLLLDGPLKKAYAIDLDSEAQGNAVETQTFLFDFLNHQNRFPIYTTFFAFEEDKDNKAFFTQHQMSFTSHVLSKQKQTDGWLRGKRTSTRESHYFTVKIEDAKMLELILEQAYAAALMNELFMFSYSDRLSIQREVETTYRKTRVLEDRFVYPEETTVVIVGHDGGMLYVLSNEEHFAYDLRTDWAKRLRQQLPSDTVIRQLNGEWFADL, from the coding sequence ATGAATTACATAGAACACTTAGAAGCTCATTGCGGTAAAATTACAGGTCATCTAGAGATTGAAGAATTACAAGAGCAGGCGATTCAATTGTTGCAGTTTCAAAATGCACCGTGTGCTAATGCTATCACGATGACGTCACTTGGACTGTTACGCCATCCGTTACAATTCGAAAATGGTGCTATCGTTCATCAAGAAGTGATGCTATCCGTCATGCAACAAGATGCTGAGTCGGACTTGATTGAATTGGTTTATCGCTTGACGCTAGAAGCATGGAAGACTGGACATGCTTATGATCTAGGTGAGTATTTACCGATGCCAGATGGATTGTTATCGAAGTACGGCTTCGCTGCTCTATACGTGACGACACCATTCTACTTTGAAGAATCGTTTCAAGTCCATAAAGGAGACGCGGCATTCGGGGAACCGGAAACGGTACTACCGGTCTGGTTCGTACCGATCTTTGCTTCAGAAGTCGCATACATCGAACAATACGGTACTGAGAAATTTAATGAGATGTTACATGAAACTGAGATGCAGTTGCTTAATTTAAAGCGGCATCCGCTCGTGGGAGAAGAAGCAATCGAAGCATTGAACGCTAAAAGACAACTCCTCGTTCTCGAGTGTGAGATTACAGATATTCTTTTTGAAGATGAAATTCAACGACCATTATTGCTAGACGGACCATTAAAAAAAGCATATGCCATTGACCTTGATTCGGAAGCACAAGGGAATGCGGTCGAAACTCAAACCTTCCTATTTGATTTTCTAAATCATCAAAATCGTTTTCCGATCTACACGACCTTTTTTGCTTTTGAAGAAGACAAAGACAACAAAGCGTTCTTCACGCAACATCAAATGTCGTTCACTTCACATGTCTTGTCTAAGCAAAAACAAACGGACGGATGGTTACGCGGAAAACGAACATCGACAAGGGAGAGTCATTACTTCACGGTCAAGATTGAAGATGCTAAGATGCTCGAACTCATCCTTGAGCAAGCCTATGCAGCCGCATTAATGAACGAACTGTTCATGTTTTCATATTCCGATCGTTTGTCAATTCAACGAGAGGTCGAAACGACGTATCGAAAAACACGTGTCCTAGAAGATCGATTCGTTTATCCAGAGGAGACGACCGTCGTGATCGTCGGTCATGATGGTGGAATGCTTTATGTCCTCTCGAACGAAGAACACTTCGCGTATGATCTTCGTACAGACTGGGCGAAACGACTGCGACAACAGTTACCAAGCGATACGGTGATTCGCCAGCTGAATGGAGAATGGTTCGCAGACCTATAA